From the genome of Parazoarcus communis, one region includes:
- a CDS encoding DUF6129 family protein — translation MITEAILAKAAALVAYEGLGDACVSVLRKEWPGLRFVVCSEDDIPARLSPAFEADGFNLYLVGGGEHCLALSQDADSAIGIVVASVED, via the coding sequence ATGATTACCGAAGCCATTCTGGCCAAGGCTGCCGCGCTCGTCGCCTACGAGGGGCTCGGTGATGCCTGTGTGAGCGTACTGCGCAAGGAGTGGCCCGGTCTGCGTTTCGTCGTCTGTTCCGAAGACGATATTCCGGCCCGTTTGTCTCCCGCATTCGAGGCGGATGGCTTCAATCTCTATCTCGTCGGTGGCGGCGAGCATTGTCTTGCGCTCTCGCAGGATGCAGATTCGGCCATCGGGATTGTCGTCGCCAGCGTCGAAGACTGA
- a CDS encoding dinitrogenase iron-molybdenum cofactor biosynthesis protein, translating to MNAASSTASPVTREAALRIALAARALPDVKVSAFVRSLGDRLGTPVTEAKLARMTVADIKAMLQGDEIVDPGVDASALKSAVRYLWGEGIDDGAPVPDVDAPAGEGLLRVAVASNSGEMLDGHFGSCSRFLIYLVSETGIFLSEVRSTRVTDDAEDRNVARAELIGDCHLAYMQSIGGPAAAKVVRAGIHPVKYPVGGAAREVLAQLQGTLQSPPPWLAKLLGRAPSSLQRYMPGAELDT from the coding sequence ATGAATGCCGCCAGTTCCACCGCCAGCCCTGTGACCCGTGAGGCCGCGTTGCGCATCGCGCTTGCCGCGCGTGCTTTACCCGACGTCAAGGTGTCAGCGTTTGTGCGTTCCCTTGGTGACCGGCTTGGTACCCCAGTGACCGAAGCCAAGCTTGCCCGTATGACCGTGGCCGATATCAAGGCCATGCTGCAGGGGGACGAGATCGTCGACCCTGGCGTTGACGCAAGTGCGCTCAAGTCTGCCGTGCGCTACCTGTGGGGAGAGGGGATTGACGATGGCGCACCCGTGCCCGATGTCGATGCGCCTGCTGGCGAAGGCCTGTTACGGGTCGCGGTGGCTTCGAATTCAGGGGAGATGCTCGACGGGCACTTTGGCTCGTGCAGCCGTTTCCTGATCTATCTGGTGTCCGAGACCGGGATTTTCCTGTCCGAGGTTCGCTCAACGCGGGTGACCGATGATGCAGAGGACCGCAACGTCGCGCGCGCCGAACTGATCGGGGACTGTCATCTTGCCTACATGCAGTCGATCGGCGGTCCGGCGGCAGCGAAAGTCGTCCGTGCGGGGATTCATCCGGTGAAGTATCCGGTCGGTGGTGCTGCGCGCGAGGTCCTCGCACAGTTGCAGGGGACGCTGCAGAGTCCGCCGCCATGGCTTGCCAAGCTGCTTGGCAGAGCGCCTTCCAGCTTGCAGCGCTACATGCCAGGCGCGGAGCTTGACACATGA
- a CDS encoding 4Fe-4S dicluster domain-containing protein, giving the protein MALKIVQAECTSCGDCKPVCPTKSITDKGGIFKINPDTCTECEGEFDEPQCVAVCPGTDTCIVPLAA; this is encoded by the coding sequence ATGGCACTCAAGATCGTACAGGCTGAATGCACGTCGTGCGGCGATTGCAAGCCGGTTTGCCCGACCAAGTCGATTACCGACAAGGGCGGCATCTTCAAGATCAACCCCGATACCTGCACCGAGTGCGAGGGCGAGTTCGACGAGCCGCAGTGCGTCGCGGTCTGCCCGGGCACCGACACCTGTATCGTGCCGCTTGCGGCCTGA
- the nifT gene encoding putative nitrogen fixation protein NifT, giving the protein MIRKNDAGGLVFYLPKRDLEDNIASIEFDTPAKWGGELKLASGGTYYIEPQEAPARLPVSVRAKRVDAPE; this is encoded by the coding sequence ATGATTCGCAAGAATGACGCAGGCGGCCTGGTGTTCTACCTGCCCAAGCGCGATCTCGAGGACAACATCGCCTCGATCGAGTTCGATACCCCGGCGAAATGGGGCGGAGAGCTCAAGCTCGCCAGTGGCGGAACGTATTACATCGAGCCTCAGGAAGCACCGGCGCGACTGCCGGTTTCCGTGCGTGCAAAGCGAGTGGATGCGCCCGAATAG
- the nifK gene encoding nitrogenase molybdenum-iron protein subunit beta, with translation MQTVDDIKPCYPLFRDDDYKASLKNKQDLFEERHPADKVEEVFQWTTTQEYQDLNFKREALTINPAKACQPLGAVLCSLGFHKTLPYVHGSQGCVAYFRTYFNRHFKEPISCVSDSMTEDAAVFGGQKNMFDGLENAKALYKPDMIAVSTTCMAEVIGDDLNAFINNTKKAGHIEQDYPVPFAHTPSFVGSHTTGWDNMFEGIARYFTLNSMEGKVAGSNGKLNFVPGFETYLGNYRVIKRMMGEMGVDATLLSDPTEVLDTPSDGEFRMYSGGTTMDEVKDAPNAHNTILLQPWQLEKTKKFVENTWNHDIPKLNIPMGMEWTDELLMKVSEITGKEIPESLALERGRLMDMMQDSHTWLHGKKFALYGDPDFVMGMVKFLLELGAEPTHIVCNNANKRWAKAVDKMLAESPVGANCKVHAGADLWHLRSLCFTDKPDFLIGNSYGKYIQRDTVHKGKEFEVPLIRLGFPIFDRHHLHRMTTLGYEGAMYILTTLVNAVLERLDDETRGMGTTDYNYDLIR, from the coding sequence ATGCAGACCGTTGACGATATCAAGCCCTGCTACCCCCTGTTCCGTGACGACGACTACAAGGCGTCGCTGAAGAACAAACAGGACCTGTTTGAAGAGCGCCACCCGGCGGACAAGGTTGAGGAAGTGTTCCAGTGGACCACCACCCAGGAATACCAGGACCTCAACTTCAAGCGCGAAGCGCTGACCATCAACCCAGCCAAGGCCTGCCAGCCGCTCGGCGCCGTGCTGTGCTCGCTCGGCTTCCACAAGACCCTGCCGTACGTGCATGGCTCGCAAGGCTGCGTGGCCTATTTTCGCACCTACTTCAACCGTCACTTCAAGGAGCCGATCTCGTGCGTCTCCGACTCGATGACGGAAGATGCTGCGGTGTTCGGTGGCCAGAAGAACATGTTCGACGGCCTGGAAAACGCCAAGGCGCTGTACAAGCCCGACATGATTGCCGTGTCGACCACGTGTATGGCCGAGGTCATCGGTGACGACCTCAACGCCTTCATCAACAACACCAAGAAGGCGGGTCACATCGAGCAGGACTACCCGGTTCCGTTCGCCCATACGCCGTCGTTTGTCGGTAGCCACACCACCGGCTGGGACAACATGTTCGAGGGTATCGCACGTTACTTCACCCTCAACAGCATGGAAGGCAAGGTTGCTGGCTCCAACGGCAAGCTCAACTTCGTGCCGGGCTTCGAGACCTACCTCGGCAACTACCGCGTCATCAAGCGCATGATGGGTGAGATGGGCGTCGATGCGACCCTGTTGTCCGACCCCACCGAAGTGCTCGATACCCCGTCCGACGGTGAGTTCCGCATGTACTCGGGCGGCACGACGATGGATGAAGTGAAGGACGCACCGAATGCGCACAACACCATCCTGCTGCAGCCGTGGCAACTCGAGAAGACGAAGAAGTTCGTCGAAAACACGTGGAACCACGACATCCCGAAGCTCAACATCCCGATGGGCATGGAGTGGACCGACGAGCTCCTGATGAAGGTGTCCGAGATCACAGGCAAGGAGATCCCGGAGTCGCTGGCCCTCGAGCGTGGCCGCCTGATGGACATGATGCAGGACAGCCATACCTGGCTGCACGGCAAGAAGTTCGCGCTGTACGGCGATCCCGACTTCGTCATGGGCATGGTCAAGTTCCTGCTCGAACTCGGTGCCGAGCCGACCCACATCGTGTGCAACAACGCCAACAAGCGCTGGGCCAAGGCGGTCGACAAGATGCTGGCCGAGTCGCCGGTGGGCGCCAACTGCAAGGTCCACGCCGGTGCCGACCTGTGGCATCTGCGTAGCCTGTGCTTCACCGACAAGCCCGATTTCCTGATCGGCAACTCGTACGGCAAGTACATCCAGCGCGACACGGTGCACAAGGGCAAGGAGTTCGAGGTGCCGCTGATCCGTCTCGGCTTCCCGATCTTCGATCGTCACCACCTGCACAGGATGACCACGCTGGGTTACGAGGGCGCGATGTACATCCTCACCACCCTGGTCAATGCAGTCCTCGAGCGGCTCGACGACGAGACCCGCGGCATGGGCACCACCGACTACAACTACGACCTGATTCGCTAA
- the nifD gene encoding nitrogenase molybdenum-iron protein alpha chain has product MSTLTREETESLIQEVLEVYPEKAKKDRAKHLAINDQSVEQSKKCITSNRKSLPGVMTIRGCAYAGSRGVVWGPVKDMIHISHGPVGCGQYSRAGRRNYYVGTTGVNTFAEMNFTSDFQEKDIVFGGDKKLAKIMNEIESLFPLHKGITVQSECPIGLIGDDIEAVSKKAAKEINKVVVPVRCEGFRGVSQSLGHHIANDAVRDWVLSNRDGQHFESTPYDVTIIGDYNIGGDAWASRIFLEEMGLRVIAQWSGDGTIAEMENTPKAKLNLLHCYRSMNYISRHMEEKYGIPWMEYNFFGPTKIEESLRRIAAFFDDSIKEGAERVIAKYKPMMEAVIAKYKPRLQGKRVMLYIGGLRPRHVIGAYEDLGMEVVGTGYEFGHNDDYDRTIQEMGNATLLYDDVTGFELEEFVKRIKPDLVGSGIKEKYIYQKMGIPFRQMHSWDYSGPYHGFDGFAIFARDMDMTLNNPCWGKQTPPWKAVKPAEEVKAAA; this is encoded by the coding sequence ATGTCTACGCTCACCCGTGAAGAAACCGAGAGCCTGATCCAGGAAGTGCTCGAGGTCTATCCCGAGAAGGCCAAGAAGGATCGCGCAAAGCACCTCGCGATCAACGACCAGTCGGTCGAGCAGTCCAAGAAGTGCATTACCTCCAACCGCAAGTCGCTGCCCGGCGTGATGACCATCCGTGGCTGTGCCTACGCCGGTTCGCGTGGTGTGGTGTGGGGTCCGGTCAAGGACATGATCCACATCTCCCACGGCCCCGTCGGTTGCGGTCAGTACTCACGTGCCGGTCGTCGTAACTATTACGTCGGCACCACGGGCGTGAATACCTTTGCCGAGATGAACTTCACCTCCGACTTCCAGGAGAAGGACATCGTTTTCGGCGGCGACAAGAAGCTCGCCAAGATCATGAACGAGATCGAAAGCCTGTTCCCGCTGCACAAGGGCATCACCGTGCAGTCGGAGTGCCCGATCGGCCTCATCGGTGACGACATCGAAGCCGTCTCCAAGAAGGCCGCGAAGGAAATCAACAAGGTTGTCGTGCCGGTGCGTTGCGAAGGCTTCCGCGGCGTGTCGCAGTCGCTCGGTCACCACATCGCCAACGACGCGGTGCGTGACTGGGTGCTGTCGAACCGCGACGGTCAGCACTTCGAATCGACCCCGTACGACGTCACCATCATCGGCGATTACAACATCGGCGGCGACGCCTGGGCATCGCGCATCTTCCTCGAGGAGATGGGCCTGCGCGTGATCGCACAGTGGTCAGGTGACGGCACCATCGCTGAAATGGAAAACACCCCGAAGGCGAAGCTGAACCTGCTGCACTGCTACCGCTCGATGAACTACATCAGCCGTCACATGGAAGAGAAGTACGGGATTCCATGGATGGAGTACAACTTCTTTGGCCCGACCAAGATCGAAGAGTCGCTGCGTCGCATCGCAGCCTTCTTCGACGACTCGATCAAGGAAGGCGCCGAGCGCGTGATCGCCAAGTACAAGCCGATGATGGAAGCCGTCATCGCCAAGTACAAGCCGCGTCTGCAAGGCAAGCGCGTGATGCTCTACATCGGCGGTCTGCGTCCGCGTCACGTCATCGGCGCATACGAAGATCTGGGCATGGAAGTGGTCGGCACCGGCTACGAGTTCGGCCACAACGACGACTACGATCGCACGATTCAGGAAATGGGCAACGCCACGCTGCTGTACGACGACGTCACCGGCTTCGAGCTGGAGGAGTTCGTCAAGCGCATCAAGCCCGACCTGGTTGGCTCCGGCATCAAGGAAAAGTACATCTATCAGAAGATGGGCATTCCCTTCCGCCAGATGCACAGCTGGGACTACTCCGGCCCGTATCACGGCTTTGACGGCTTTGCCATCTTCGCCCGTGACATGGACATGACGCTGAACAACCCGTGCTGGGGCAAGCAAACCCCGCCGTGGAAGGCCGTCAAGCCCGCCGAAGAAGTGAAGGCCGCTGCGTAA
- the nifH gene encoding nitrogenase iron protein: MAKLRQAAIYGKGGIGKSTTTQNLVAALAEAGKKVMIVGCDPKADSTRLILHSKAQNSVMELAAEAGSVEDLELEDVMSVGFGDVKCVESGGPEPGVGCAGRGVITAINFLEEEGAYDEDLDFVFYDVLGDVVCGGFAMPIRENKAQEIYIVCSGEMMAMYAANNIAKGIVKYANSGGVRLAGLICNSRNTDREDELIMALAEKLGTQMIHFVPRDNAVQHAEIRRMTVIEYDPTHKQADEYRALARKIVDNTKFVIPTPITMDELEELLMEFGIMEVENTAIIGKTAAELAADAAAAAAA; encoded by the coding sequence ATGGCAAAACTTCGTCAAGCCGCCATCTACGGTAAGGGTGGCATCGGCAAATCCACCACCACACAAAACCTCGTCGCCGCACTTGCCGAAGCCGGCAAGAAGGTGATGATCGTTGGCTGCGATCCCAAGGCCGACTCCACCCGTCTGATCCTGCACTCGAAGGCTCAGAACTCGGTCATGGAACTCGCCGCCGAAGCTGGCAGCGTGGAAGACCTGGAACTCGAGGATGTCATGTCCGTCGGTTTCGGCGATGTCAAGTGCGTCGAGTCCGGTGGTCCTGAGCCTGGCGTCGGTTGCGCCGGCCGCGGCGTGATCACCGCCATCAACTTCCTCGAAGAGGAAGGCGCATACGACGAAGATCTCGACTTCGTCTTCTACGACGTGCTGGGTGACGTGGTCTGCGGCGGCTTCGCCATGCCGATTCGCGAGAACAAGGCGCAGGAAATCTACATCGTCTGTTCCGGCGAAATGATGGCCATGTACGCCGCCAACAACATCGCCAAGGGCATCGTGAAGTATGCCAACTCGGGTGGCGTGCGTCTGGCCGGCCTGATCTGCAACAGCCGCAACACCGACCGTGAAGACGAACTGATCATGGCCTTGGCTGAGAAGCTCGGCACCCAGATGATCCACTTCGTACCCCGCGACAACGCAGTGCAGCACGCTGAAATCCGCCGCATGACCGTGATCGAGTACGACCCGACGCACAAGCAGGCAGATGAGTACCGTGCGCTGGCCCGCAAGATCGTCGATAACACCAAGTTCGTGATCCCGACCCCGATCACGATGGACGAGCTTGAAGAACTGCTGATGGAGTTCGGCATCATGGAAGTGGAAAACACCGCCATCATCGGCAAGACCGCCGCTGAACTGGCTGCTGACGCCGCTGCCGCTGCTGCTGCCTGA
- a CDS encoding NAD(+)--dinitrogen-reductase ADP-D-ribosyltransferase, with the protein MSGSKPTSPCDKDPTICRADNIHVAIPASLARLSVPPTARRSLNRCNLPTEALGSFAFQLTPCALSLDGVLPLHQPLFDRLDTLDSAPERTCVFRTYMNAHFMLDDAPALGLSENVRLDRSRMDYLRLLRGWLFDSEGREGAILKAWVESRFGLLTRYHRGPLGAEDSAGRSGFEQEVSAGLYSTAGLEAQVDLLYSWTQYELARRLHGRTHLQLYRGCSDPRALREMHALDDGRRVVELNNLSSFSANAERADEFGDRVFSCATPMPKILAFSGLMPGLLQGENEYLVIGGIAAITIEY; encoded by the coding sequence TTGTCAGGCAGCAAACCAACCTCTCCGTGCGACAAAGACCCTACAATTTGTAGGGCCGACAACATTCACGTCGCAATTCCTGCAAGCCTTGCACGCCTGAGTGTCCCGCCCACGGCAAGACGCTCGCTGAACCGCTGCAACCTGCCGACGGAGGCCCTTGGCAGCTTCGCCTTCCAGCTCACCCCGTGCGCCCTCAGCCTCGACGGCGTCCTGCCCTTGCACCAGCCGCTGTTCGACCGCCTCGACACGCTCGATTCCGCACCGGAACGCACCTGCGTGTTCCGAACCTACATGAACGCGCATTTCATGCTCGACGATGCACCCGCCCTCGGACTGTCGGAGAATGTGCGCCTCGATCGCAGCAGGATGGACTACCTGCGTCTGCTCAGGGGCTGGCTGTTTGATTCGGAGGGCCGGGAGGGGGCGATCCTGAAAGCCTGGGTGGAGTCTCGCTTCGGCCTCCTCACCCGCTACCATCGCGGACCGCTGGGCGCCGAGGACAGCGCTGGGCGCAGCGGCTTCGAGCAGGAGGTCTCCGCCGGTCTGTACTCCACCGCCGGACTGGAAGCACAGGTGGACCTGCTCTATTCGTGGACGCAGTACGAGCTCGCGCGACGCCTTCACGGGCGTACCCACCTGCAGCTCTACCGCGGCTGTTCCGACCCGAGGGCGCTGCGGGAGATGCATGCGCTCGATGACGGCAGGCGCGTGGTCGAACTGAACAACCTCAGCTCTTTCTCCGCCAACGCCGAGCGCGCTGACGAGTTCGGCGATCGCGTCTTTTCATGCGCCACCCCCATGCCCAAGATCCTCGCCTTCAGCGGACTCATGCCGGGACTGCTGCAGGGCGAGAATGAATACCTGGTCATCGGCGGTATCGCCGCAATCACGATCGAATACTGA
- a CDS encoding SIR2 family protein encodes MTTVFDQIRAGLAAGEVVPFIGADALADVTHGKTGAKIPATSDELILALNNGQPMAPRLMYEFPRAAMNIELKRGRNAVNRALENIYADTEWSRAGLHEWLNGLNLPYIIDLNRDTGLQQAWASHPHTLIVGIARIAGGLRYKLFSHDGTAYTAARDESGIDPAAPILFKPCGTPWPEPNWIASDADFVDYITELMGGFAIPPYLKERRKGLRYLVLGARLNRDTIRMLLADFIYSAGEPAGWALIPGANDKEKRFCAHLGLEVVDADWRELADMPLIEAA; translated from the coding sequence ATGACGACCGTCTTCGACCAGATCCGCGCCGGCCTCGCAGCCGGTGAAGTGGTTCCATTCATCGGCGCCGACGCCCTTGCCGATGTCACCCACGGCAAAACCGGTGCCAAGATTCCGGCCACCAGCGACGAACTGATTCTCGCGCTCAACAACGGCCAGCCCATGGCGCCGCGGCTTATGTACGAGTTTCCACGTGCAGCAATGAACATCGAGCTCAAGCGCGGACGCAATGCAGTCAATCGCGCACTCGAGAACATCTATGCAGATACCGAGTGGTCTCGCGCTGGCCTGCACGAGTGGCTCAACGGACTCAACCTGCCCTATATCATCGACCTAAATCGTGACACCGGCCTCCAGCAGGCGTGGGCAAGCCACCCGCATACGCTGATCGTTGGCATCGCCCGCATCGCCGGCGGGCTGCGCTACAAGCTCTTCAGCCACGATGGCACCGCCTACACCGCAGCACGGGACGAAAGCGGCATCGACCCTGCTGCCCCCATCCTGTTCAAACCCTGTGGCACGCCGTGGCCGGAGCCGAACTGGATTGCATCGGACGCCGACTTCGTCGATTACATCACCGAGCTCATGGGCGGCTTTGCCATCCCGCCCTATCTGAAGGAAAGGCGCAAGGGACTGCGCTACCTGGTGCTTGGGGCACGTCTGAATCGCGACACCATCCGCATGCTGCTGGCGGATTTCATCTACAGCGCCGGCGAGCCCGCAGGCTGGGCGCTGATTCCCGGTGCGAACGACAAGGAAAAGCGTTTCTGTGCCCACCTGGGTCTGGAGGTGGTCGATGCCGACTGGCGCGAACTGGCCGACATGCCCCTGATCGAGGCCGCGTAA
- a CDS encoding bacteriohemerythrin: MREWDEARHALGNAGMDATHRAFVGLVTRLASADDASFPALFNELLDHSREHFAAEDVLMRSSRFAATGEHIGEHQRVLAELRAFNRSVKGGRLMVARAYVRESLPEWFDLHLSTMDAALAAHLRKRHAAA, encoded by the coding sequence ATGCGCGAATGGGACGAGGCCAGACACGCGCTCGGCAATGCCGGGATGGATGCAACACATCGCGCCTTTGTCGGCCTCGTTACCCGGCTGGCAAGCGCAGACGATGCCAGCTTTCCGGCACTGTTCAACGAACTGCTCGATCACAGCCGCGAGCATTTCGCTGCCGAGGATGTGCTGATGCGTTCCAGCCGTTTTGCGGCCACCGGAGAACACATTGGCGAGCACCAACGGGTGCTTGCCGAACTGCGCGCGTTCAACCGCAGCGTGAAGGGAGGAAGGCTCATGGTCGCCAGAGCCTACGTTCGGGAGAGCCTGCCCGAATGGTTCGACCTGCATCTGTCGACAATGGACGCTGCACTCGCCGCCCATCTGCGCAAGCGACACGCTGCCGCCTGA
- the draG gene encoding ADP-ribosyl-[dinitrogen reductase] hydrolase — translation MTTNVPDPVHDEARNVLRDRACGAMLGLAIGDALGATVEFMTPREIGAQYGVHDRICGGGWLRLAAGDVTDDTTMTLALAGAWIETQGMPDADACARAFDGWMRSKPVDIGNTVRRGIVRWRLSGSTEAPLSSDAGNGATMRCLPVALACYGAAPELVSRAALVQARVTHNNPLTDAATLSVIQMVQTALAGSGTDEVVACADRLVSAHADFDYRGRRCDNPSGYIVDTMRAVCQAVATQDGFKPVLVDIVNRGGDADTTGAIAGMVMGALCGERTLPGEWLRALSPSVREACVRDASALIELSPAYRIQ, via the coding sequence GTGACGACGAATGTGCCGGATCCCGTTCATGACGAGGCACGCAATGTCCTGCGCGACCGGGCATGTGGCGCGATGCTGGGCCTTGCGATCGGTGATGCGCTCGGTGCGACCGTGGAGTTCATGACCCCACGCGAAATTGGCGCGCAGTACGGGGTGCATGACAGGATCTGCGGAGGCGGCTGGCTGCGTCTTGCGGCTGGCGATGTCACCGACGACACCACGATGACGCTTGCCCTGGCCGGGGCGTGGATCGAGACGCAAGGCATGCCTGATGCTGACGCCTGCGCCCGGGCGTTCGATGGCTGGATGCGCAGCAAGCCGGTCGATATCGGCAACACGGTGCGCCGAGGCATCGTGCGCTGGCGCCTGAGCGGCAGCACGGAGGCGCCGCTTTCCTCGGACGCCGGCAATGGGGCGACCATGCGTTGCCTGCCGGTTGCACTGGCCTGCTATGGCGCGGCGCCCGAACTCGTGTCCCGGGCGGCCCTGGTGCAGGCGCGCGTCACCCACAACAACCCTCTGACTGATGCGGCAACGCTGAGCGTGATCCAGATGGTTCAAACCGCGCTCGCCGGCTCGGGTACCGATGAGGTCGTTGCATGTGCGGACCGGCTGGTGTCGGCACATGCCGACTTCGACTACCGCGGCCGGCGTTGTGACAACCCCAGCGGCTACATCGTCGATACGATGCGGGCAGTATGCCAGGCGGTGGCCACCCAGGACGGCTTCAAGCCCGTGCTGGTCGATATCGTGAATCGTGGCGGCGACGCCGATACGACGGGTGCGATTGCCGGCATGGTGATGGGGGCGCTGTGTGGTGAGCGGACCTTGCCGGGGGAATGGCTGCGCGCACTCAGCCCGAGCGTGCGCGAGGCCTGCGTGCGTGATGCGTCTGCCCTGATCGAACTGTCACCCGCGTATCGCATCCAGTAG
- a CDS encoding nitrogen fixation protein NifQ — protein MLAPLSSRTSPVRNALHAHLLDHAAGHPNDEFIAHLIAGWTVGEGVLPADFGLGEVRFAALVERHFPGLVWRPNKALGPTPVLHPEFDDLLHFVADHAADVVAGASDMAVVMATACMGSDHLWQDLGLPSRRDLSQLIALNFPALAEANNRDMKWKKFLYRELCQREGIYVCASPSCEACADYASCFGPEV, from the coding sequence ATGCTGGCACCCCTGAGCTCTCGTACTTCACCCGTCCGTAACGCGCTGCACGCGCACTTGCTGGATCACGCAGCTGGCCACCCGAACGACGAGTTCATTGCCCATCTGATTGCCGGGTGGACGGTCGGCGAGGGCGTGCTGCCTGCAGATTTCGGACTTGGCGAGGTGCGCTTCGCTGCGCTCGTCGAGCGGCATTTTCCTGGCCTGGTCTGGCGTCCGAACAAGGCGCTGGGGCCGACGCCCGTGCTTCACCCGGAGTTTGATGATCTGCTCCATTTCGTTGCGGACCATGCTGCCGATGTCGTGGCGGGTGCCAGTGACATGGCCGTGGTCATGGCAACCGCGTGCATGGGGAGTGACCATCTCTGGCAGGATCTCGGTCTGCCCTCACGCCGGGATCTGTCGCAGCTCATCGCGCTCAATTTTCCCGCGCTCGCCGAGGCCAATAATCGCGACATGAAGTGGAAGAAGTTTCTCTACCGCGAGCTGTGCCAGCGTGAAGGCATCTATGTCTGCGCGTCACCGTCGTGCGAGGCGTGTGCCGACTATGCCAGCTGCTTCGGGCCCGAGGTGTGA
- a CDS encoding 2Fe-2S iron-sulfur cluster-binding protein, giving the protein MPNITFSSPIHKDKTVYAVAGSHTQTILKIAKDNHIPIDFSCEDGECATCMVKITPLANHGQRTDPMASRLTDKELVVLREHKKINAEDIERMRVEDVSVTPWRLACQMILRDEDLLVEY; this is encoded by the coding sequence ATGCCTAACATCACCTTTTCAAGCCCGATCCACAAGGACAAGACTGTCTATGCCGTGGCCGGTTCGCACACCCAGACCATCCTCAAGATCGCCAAGGACAATCACATCCCGATCGATTTTTCCTGTGAAGACGGCGAGTGCGCGACCTGCATGGTCAAGATCACGCCACTGGCGAACCACGGACAACGTACCGACCCGATGGCCAGCCGCCTGACCGACAAGGAGCTCGTCGTGCTGCGCGAGCACAAGAAGATCAACGCGGAAGACATCGAGCGCATGCGTGTCGAGGATGTCTCCGTCACGCCGTGGCGCCTCGCATGCCAGATGATCCTGCGCGACGAGGATCTGCTGGTCGAGTACTGA
- a CDS encoding 2Fe-2S iron-sulfur cluster-binding protein yields MPKAQVTFEDIGVTVTVPAGTRLIEVSEKIGAGLTYGCREGECGTCMMKIVTGSEHLATPSVLEDKVLKENYAGVANRLACQAQVLGGHVVVRPG; encoded by the coding sequence ATGCCCAAGGCCCAGGTCACGTTTGAAGACATCGGCGTCACCGTCACCGTTCCCGCCGGAACCCGTCTGATTGAGGTGTCGGAAAAGATCGGTGCCGGCCTCACCTACGGCTGCCGTGAGGGTGAGTGCGGCACCTGCATGATGAAGATCGTCACCGGCTCCGAGCACCTGGCGACGCCCTCCGTGCTCGAGGACAAGGTGCTCAAGGAGAACTACGCCGGCGTTGCCAACCGGCTTGCCTGCCAGGCCCAGGTGCTGGGCGGGCATGTCGTGGTGCGCCCGGGCTGA